A part of Terriglobus roseus genomic DNA contains:
- a CDS encoding alpha-mannosidase: protein MYSTPRFLAVLASVATLAAPLTAQSNAAPSYKFSPQGQAVVQRLSSFASLDAREWQYHEGPIEHGESPALDTSNWKTIKLPFVAPKEEIWIRRWIEVPKTLNGYDLTGTRITFKVDVGGYGPGRGYLYEMIYYNGRKDTEGTYIGPRTVIDSAKPGDKILIAVKMPPSTDIKHFEGAYVDVNFVPNRPDPTALATELVSAAELLPALISDPNQLAAQEKLLDAAATSVSLSALDRNDQTAFDASMVKAQAALEPLQPLLKKFFIQLTGDAHIDAAWLWTASEGVDQVHFTFASAIEMMHEYPQYIFSQSSAQYYEWIEEKFPALFSEIQKRVKEGRWEPVGGMWIEPDLNMTDGESQVRQLLLGKRYFLKKFNYDVKVGWNVDSFGYDWQLPQIYKKSGIDYFVTQKLRYNDTNQLPLKLFWWQAPDGSRVLSYFPHDIVKDTEASEIAQDAAVAMRLNPGQQQLMHVFGPSLGRLNIYDARTAIQNGINWSNPKRVYPRVEFRTSQAFFDDMNARVGTTGMPVWNYKTLAAGNTQLPAPAAGKISLPVWNDEIYLEHHRGTYTTHSDQKAHMRRSDQWLLDAEKFSSLAWLSGLNYPGESFTQAWKKKAFNEFHDVASGTAIAAAYVDAQHDYDEAHRIANEAEGNALRELQHHINTAAQPGVPVIVWNSLSWNRSDAVTATVQMPHATPNGISVLDADNQPIPMQVLSQDKLTNTYQLLLKPKSVPAIGYTVLHAVPGKRAVPSDLSVHGTTLENSLLRVTLDPKTGCITSLYRKDAKFENIAPNQCGNKLETFVDLGRGLTEVNMDSIRVEDAWNIDKGYDKQETDITQLDSIQTIESGPLRSVIRIKRHWSKSTFVQDITLYANSPRVDVVNDIDWHETHVLLKASFPLTATSSTATYEIPYGSIERPTTRDNVIDAARFEVSAQKWADLGNSEHGLSLINDSKYGYDALGNTLRLSLLRAPLYPDPTADRGHHHFSYSLYPHAASWKQADTVLRGYEFNYPMEAVQAIPHGGDLPANHSLVHAAQHNIVVTSIKKSEDDDSLTLRFYEWAGEKTRAKITVPAGATQATETNLMEQPVNGSNAQVALHGDEVEFNAEPYSINTVRLVYPSRGSGMWHSQGTERATK from the coding sequence ATGTATTCCACGCCGCGTTTCCTTGCTGTGCTCGCCTCCGTTGCGACTCTCGCTGCGCCGTTGACGGCGCAGTCCAACGCTGCGCCTTCTTACAAGTTCTCTCCACAGGGGCAAGCTGTTGTTCAACGCCTGTCCTCATTTGCATCGCTCGACGCGCGCGAATGGCAGTATCACGAGGGGCCGATTGAACATGGTGAGAGCCCAGCTCTCGATACTTCTAACTGGAAGACGATCAAGCTCCCGTTTGTTGCGCCGAAGGAAGAGATTTGGATTCGGCGATGGATTGAAGTGCCGAAGACACTGAATGGCTACGACCTTACTGGCACGCGCATCACGTTCAAGGTGGATGTGGGTGGCTACGGCCCGGGGCGCGGCTATCTCTACGAGATGATCTATTACAACGGTCGCAAGGACACGGAAGGAACGTACATTGGACCGCGCACTGTTATTGATAGCGCGAAGCCCGGCGACAAGATTCTGATTGCGGTAAAGATGCCGCCCAGCACAGACATCAAGCATTTTGAAGGTGCTTATGTTGATGTGAACTTTGTGCCGAATCGTCCGGATCCAACGGCGCTTGCAACGGAACTGGTTTCTGCGGCGGAGCTGCTTCCGGCTCTCATCTCCGATCCGAATCAGCTTGCGGCTCAGGAAAAGCTGCTGGATGCTGCCGCAACTTCTGTCAGTCTGAGCGCTCTCGACCGCAATGACCAGACTGCATTTGATGCCTCGATGGTGAAGGCGCAGGCTGCTCTGGAGCCGCTACAGCCGCTGCTTAAGAAATTTTTCATTCAACTTACCGGCGATGCACACATTGATGCGGCATGGTTGTGGACGGCTTCTGAAGGCGTTGATCAGGTTCATTTCACATTCGCCAGTGCGATCGAGATGATGCACGAATATCCGCAGTACATTTTTTCGCAATCGAGCGCGCAGTATTACGAGTGGATCGAAGAGAAGTTTCCTGCGTTGTTCAGCGAGATTCAGAAGCGTGTGAAGGAAGGTCGCTGGGAGCCAGTGGGTGGCATGTGGATTGAACCCGATCTCAACATGACCGACGGCGAATCGCAAGTGCGGCAGCTGTTGCTGGGTAAGCGGTACTTCCTGAAGAAGTTCAACTATGACGTCAAGGTCGGATGGAATGTTGATTCCTTCGGTTATGACTGGCAGCTTCCGCAGATCTATAAGAAGTCGGGAATTGATTACTTCGTCACGCAAAAGTTGCGTTATAACGACACGAATCAGTTGCCCCTAAAACTTTTCTGGTGGCAGGCTCCGGATGGCAGTCGTGTGCTTTCATATTTTCCGCACGACATTGTGAAAGATACGGAGGCGTCAGAGATTGCGCAGGACGCGGCTGTTGCGATGCGGCTCAATCCTGGTCAGCAGCAATTGATGCATGTTTTCGGACCCAGCCTTGGTCGGCTGAACATCTATGACGCGCGCACGGCTATTCAGAATGGCATCAATTGGTCGAACCCCAAGCGTGTCTATCCTCGTGTTGAGTTCCGGACGTCGCAAGCATTCTTCGATGATATGAACGCGCGTGTTGGCACCACAGGTATGCCTGTGTGGAATTACAAGACGCTTGCTGCGGGCAATACGCAGCTTCCCGCGCCTGCTGCAGGCAAGATCAGTCTGCCTGTGTGGAACGATGAAATCTATCTAGAACATCATCGCGGCACGTACACCACTCATAGCGACCAGAAGGCTCATATGCGTCGCAGTGATCAGTGGCTGTTGGATGCGGAGAAGTTCTCGTCTCTTGCATGGCTCAGTGGTTTGAACTATCCCGGTGAATCCTTTACGCAAGCGTGGAAGAAGAAGGCGTTCAACGAATTTCATGATGTTGCATCGGGAACTGCGATTGCTGCGGCCTATGTTGATGCACAGCACGACTATGACGAAGCGCATCGCATTGCCAACGAAGCTGAGGGCAATGCGCTACGTGAACTGCAGCACCATATCAACACCGCTGCGCAGCCGGGTGTTCCTGTCATCGTGTGGAACAGCCTGAGCTGGAATCGTTCCGATGCGGTGACTGCAACAGTGCAAATGCCGCATGCAACGCCGAATGGCATCAGCGTGCTCGATGCAGACAATCAGCCTATTCCTATGCAGGTCTTGTCGCAGGACAAGTTAACCAACACATATCAACTACTGTTGAAGCCAAAGAGTGTGCCTGCGATTGGATATACCGTGTTGCATGCTGTTCCTGGTAAGCGTGCGGTTCCGAGTGATCTATCGGTGCATGGCACAACGCTGGAAAACAGCTTGCTGCGCGTAACGCTTGATCCTAAGACGGGTTGCATTACTAGCCTTTATCGGAAGGACGCGAAGTTTGAGAATATCGCTCCCAATCAATGCGGCAACAAGCTTGAGACGTTTGTTGACTTGGGGCGCGGCCTGACGGAAGTGAATATGGACAGCATCCGCGTCGAGGATGCGTGGAATATCGATAAGGGATATGACAAGCAAGAAACAGACATTACCCAGCTTGACAGCATCCAGACGATCGAGAGCGGCCCACTGCGTTCTGTCATCCGCATCAAGCGGCATTGGAGTAAGTCCACGTTTGTGCAGGACATCACGCTGTATGCCAACTCGCCTCGCGTTGACGTGGTGAATGACATTGACTGGCATGAGACACACGTTCTGCTGAAGGCGAGCTTCCCGCTTACCGCAACGAGCTCGACTGCCACGTACGAGATTCCGTACGGAAGTATTGAACGTCCTACGACACGCGACAATGTCATTGATGCAGCCCGCTTTGAAGTCTCAGCACAGAAGTGGGCGGACCTCGGCAATAGCGAGCATGGCTTGAGCCTTATCAACGATTCGAAGTATGGCTACGACGCGCTTGGCAACACGCTTCGTCTGTCGTTGCTTCGCGCGCCGCTTTATCCCGATCCAACAGCTGATCGTGGTCATCATCACTTCAGTTACTCGCTTTATCCACACGCTGCTTCATGGAAGCAGGCCGATACGGTTCTTCGCGGCTACGAATTCAACTATCCGATGGAGGCTGTGCAGGCGATTCCGCATGGCGGCGATCTTCCCGCGAATCACTCTCTCGTTCATGCCGCTCAACACAACATTGTTGTGACATCGATCAAGAAGAGCGAGGACGATGACAGTCTCACTCTGCGCTTCTATGAATGGGCTGGTGAGAAGACACGCGCCAAGATCACTGTGCCTGCAGGCGCAACGCAGGCTACAGAGACCAACCTGATGGAGCAGCCTGTGAATGGTTCCAACGCGCAAGTAGCTTTGCATGGCGATGAAGTCGAGTTCAATGCAGAGCCTTATTCCATTAACACCGTGCGTCTGGTGTACCCGTCGCGCGGCAGCGGCATGTGGCATTCACAAGGTACAGAGCGAGCAACTAAGTAA
- a CDS encoding TonB-dependent receptor translates to MYFRSTRPLPGLASLVFLCSAPLFAQGTQATLDGQVTDSGGAALPGAKVIVLNVQTGVSTTTVTGEDGYYHVVALNPGQYSITVQQASFTTSIRNGVQLSIAERAAIDFTLTPGNVNENVTVTASAAQLETETATQSTALGQEKLMALPTQGRNPISAIFSVPGVLVTSSDTRLRAFDIAGTSGISVNGSPNSTNEILVDGMSALQNGASASYIPTQEATSEVRVHTTNYDAAYGWTLGGVTNILTKSGTNQFHGAAWEFFQNTVLNANTFNSNYTGTPRSSSHINIFGFNITGPIIKNKLFAAYTFEDLRQSIPDPFVVSVPTDLQKVGDFSQTVDANGKQITIYDPFSTTTVNGVLTRTAVPGNNLKNLSHPMNPVALKVLSMLPSGNVKNAPITGLNNLTNGPGSRKFTDYFPENTVRVDYTMSEATRIFGRYSRNSLTEARGFRYSTTSALNIADTSTNNPFTRENHNGTVQLTQIVNPTTVATVRVGLERFKSASGGAQGVGTGPSALGFSSGFAGQAANIFPQFTWANYNGAGATPPNITTSYNYTIGASVAKTAGNNNMTAGIDMRLLRNNVQSPGNSSGKFVFDQQFTGSNPNAVNATSGNAIASFLMGTPQSGSIDVNSFPTRQVKMVSLYFQDDVRVRKNLTLNVGLRWDYQGPLTDRFNGLATFNPSTPNPLAVPGQSLYGGLVFAGVNGQPRNVTNQKWGNLGPRFGATYQVDKNTVLRGGYGLLYGQVVNDPGEAPGFSYTTNMVTSVSAGVPANTLTDPFPNSSVQAPSYASNGLKTYLGQSFSYASQNAKPATVQQFSFGVQHQFPKDFLFTASYVGTRFGRLPVNHQINAVPLSAVGYGNAYLTASVANPFAGLLPGTALNGATVQRQQLLAPYPQFLVGTITGTSGITEQYIPIGTSSYNAAQFVLQKRLSYGLDFSVQYTMSKQLDQKLYSNPQDTQLQKVIAAWDIPRNMQISLLWQLPFGSNRAYGSHLVAPVRWAISGWDMGSLVRLQAGMPLDLTNSTNSVPIGNPALAHPTLARWFNNCTINPSTNTTTNCQSGETPVWSIRQAYQLQTWKTRLSSVRLPGVHNIDISLTKNNKITERVNAAFRADFINAFNSPQFFNGPTSDVNSANFGKILGVSDQSNLPRFIQFSMKVEF, encoded by the coding sequence ATGTACTTTCGTTCTACACGACCCCTCCCAGGGTTGGCATCTCTCGTATTTTTGTGCTCCGCTCCGCTCTTTGCGCAGGGAACACAGGCGACGCTGGATGGCCAGGTAACTGATAGCGGCGGCGCTGCGTTGCCGGGCGCCAAGGTTATCGTCCTGAATGTCCAGACAGGTGTATCCACGACAACGGTTACTGGTGAGGACGGCTACTATCACGTGGTCGCGCTGAACCCAGGACAGTATTCCATCACCGTCCAGCAGGCTTCATTCACCACCAGCATCCGGAATGGTGTGCAGCTTTCTATCGCTGAGCGCGCGGCCATTGACTTCACTCTTACGCCCGGTAACGTGAATGAAAACGTCACCGTGACCGCATCGGCGGCGCAGCTTGAGACTGAAACGGCTACGCAGTCCACGGCGCTTGGACAAGAGAAGTTGATGGCTCTGCCAACGCAAGGTCGTAATCCGATCTCGGCTATTTTCTCCGTGCCCGGTGTTCTGGTCACTTCGTCCGATACGCGACTGCGTGCTTTCGATATCGCAGGTACCTCGGGTATCTCCGTGAACGGATCGCCGAATAGCACAAACGAAATTCTGGTGGATGGTATGAGCGCTCTCCAGAATGGAGCCTCGGCCTCTTACATTCCAACGCAGGAAGCAACAAGCGAAGTTCGTGTGCACACCACGAACTATGATGCTGCATACGGATGGACGCTTGGTGGTGTGACCAACATCCTGACCAAGAGCGGTACCAATCAGTTCCACGGAGCTGCGTGGGAGTTCTTCCAGAACACAGTTCTCAACGCGAATACGTTCAATAGCAACTACACCGGAACGCCGCGTTCTTCCTCGCACATCAACATCTTCGGCTTCAACATCACCGGCCCCATTATCAAGAACAAGCTCTTTGCCGCGTACACGTTTGAAGACCTGCGGCAGAGCATTCCTGATCCATTTGTTGTATCCGTTCCGACGGACCTGCAAAAGGTGGGCGACTTCTCGCAGACGGTTGATGCAAACGGCAAACAGATAACGATTTATGATCCTTTCTCGACAACGACTGTAAATGGTGTGTTGACGCGTACTGCGGTTCCAGGAAACAACCTGAAGAACCTCAGCCATCCCATGAATCCCGTTGCTCTGAAGGTCCTGTCGATGCTTCCTTCCGGCAATGTAAAAAATGCTCCTATTACCGGGCTGAACAACCTAACGAATGGCCCTGGCAGCCGCAAGTTTACGGACTACTTCCCGGAGAATACGGTTCGCGTGGACTACACCATGAGCGAAGCGACGCGTATCTTCGGACGCTATTCTCGTAACTCGCTCACAGAAGCACGTGGTTTCCGTTACTCGACAACTTCCGCTCTGAACATTGCGGATACGAGCACGAATAATCCGTTCACGCGTGAAAACCACAACGGAACGGTACAGCTTACCCAGATTGTGAACCCAACGACCGTGGCCACCGTACGCGTCGGCCTTGAGCGCTTCAAGTCGGCAAGCGGTGGTGCACAGGGCGTGGGAACGGGGCCTAGCGCGCTCGGATTCTCGTCCGGCTTCGCTGGTCAAGCAGCTAACATCTTCCCGCAATTTACCTGGGCTAACTACAACGGCGCGGGCGCAACTCCGCCTAACATCACCACGAGCTATAACTACACGATTGGCGCTTCGGTGGCCAAGACCGCTGGCAACAACAATATGACAGCCGGCATTGATATGCGACTGCTGCGTAACAATGTTCAAAGCCCCGGTAATAGCTCTGGCAAGTTCGTCTTTGATCAGCAGTTCACTGGTTCAAATCCCAACGCCGTAAATGCCACGTCGGGCAATGCGATTGCATCGTTCCTAATGGGCACACCGCAGTCGGGCTCTATCGATGTGAACAGTTTCCCGACACGCCAGGTGAAGATGGTCTCGCTGTATTTCCAGGACGATGTGCGTGTTCGGAAGAACCTGACCCTGAATGTGGGACTGCGCTGGGACTATCAAGGACCACTTACCGACCGGTTCAACGGATTGGCAACCTTCAATCCGTCGACCCCAAATCCATTGGCTGTGCCGGGACAGTCACTTTACGGTGGCCTGGTGTTTGCCGGTGTCAATGGACAGCCTCGTAACGTGACAAACCAGAAATGGGGCAACCTAGGACCGCGCTTCGGCGCTACTTATCAGGTTGATAAAAATACGGTGCTGCGTGGCGGTTACGGATTGCTCTATGGCCAGGTTGTGAATGATCCAGGTGAAGCGCCTGGCTTCAGCTACACGACCAACATGGTAACGTCGGTTTCGGCGGGTGTTCCGGCGAACACGCTGACGGATCCGTTCCCAAACAGCAGTGTTCAGGCACCTTCATACGCTTCCAACGGTCTGAAGACATACCTGGGACAGAGCTTTTCGTATGCAAGCCAGAACGCGAAGCCAGCCACTGTACAGCAGTTCTCCTTTGGCGTTCAGCATCAGTTCCCCAAGGACTTCCTGTTTACCGCGTCGTATGTGGGAACGCGCTTCGGGCGTCTGCCGGTTAACCATCAGATCAACGCAGTTCCTCTGAGCGCAGTGGGCTATGGCAATGCTTACCTCACGGCAAGCGTCGCAAATCCATTCGCTGGCCTGCTTCCTGGAACGGCGCTGAACGGTGCAACGGTTCAGCGGCAGCAGCTGTTGGCACCGTATCCACAGTTCCTAGTGGGCACTATCACCGGTACCAGCGGCATCACCGAGCAGTACATCCCTATCGGTACATCCAGCTACAACGCTGCTCAGTTCGTGCTGCAGAAGCGCTTGTCGTACGGTCTGGACTTCTCGGTGCAATACACCATGTCTAAGCAGTTGGATCAGAAGCTTTACTCCAACCCGCAGGACACGCAGCTACAGAAGGTGATTGCAGCGTGGGACATTCCGCGTAACATGCAGATCAGCCTTCTCTGGCAGTTGCCCTTCGGCTCGAATCGCGCCTATGGATCGCATCTGGTAGCTCCCGTACGCTGGGCAATCAGCGGATGGGATATGGGATCGCTGGTACGTCTGCAGGCAGGTATGCCGCTTGATCTGACGAACAGCACGAACTCAGTGCCAATTGGCAATCCCGCTCTGGCGCATCCGACCTTGGCTCGTTGGTTTAATAACTGCACCATCAACCCATCCACAAACACGACAACGAATTGCCAATCGGGAGAGACTCCTGTCTGGTCCATTCGCCAGGCGTATCAGTTGCAGACGTGGAAGACGCGTCTTTCCAGTGTTCGCCTGCCGGGTGTGCATAACATTGATATCTCGCTCACGAAGAACAACAAGATCACTGAGCGAGTGAATGCAGCGTTCCGTGCTGACTTCATCAACGCTTTCAACTCGCCGCAGTTCTTCAACGGCCCAACCTCTGATGTGAACAGTGCGAACTTCGGCAAGATTCTGGGCGTAAGCGACCAGAGCAATCTGCCGCGATTCATTCAGTTCTCAATGAAGGTTGAGTTCTAA
- a CDS encoding bifunctional heptose 7-phosphate kinase/heptose 1-phosphate adenyltransferase yields MQKQHQQETGNTVTEEGLRASEDVHQWFSSVLTRMESSSLAVFGDFCIDAYWDLDEGEEEYSLETGLKVRRVRRQRYSLGGAGNVVANLAALNVGHVQALGISGTDPFGEVMHSMLSDYRNCKCDVIEDAAWQTMVYAKPCIGNLEEGRIDFGSFNESNESVTERLLERLESAAARHDVVILNQQVETGVSSPKLIERMNGIIASSKKAVFLVDARHHLEKFSGALLKVNMGEAAKLLNEAPESLHEDERAIEFATRIYERTSKPTFITRGDKGIAVAADGKVSLIAGWPVEGPIDTVGAGDTVVATIAAALATGATPLQAATLANLAATVTVKKLQTTGTASPAEILAAAGVRYP; encoded by the coding sequence GTGCAAAAACAACACCAACAAGAGACCGGCAACACGGTTACGGAAGAGGGGCTTCGCGCCTCCGAAGATGTTCATCAATGGTTCTCGTCTGTTCTGACTCGCATGGAGTCAAGCTCATTGGCGGTCTTTGGTGATTTTTGTATTGATGCCTATTGGGACCTGGATGAAGGCGAAGAAGAGTATTCGCTGGAGACAGGTCTGAAGGTAAGGCGCGTACGACGGCAGAGGTATTCACTCGGCGGCGCAGGCAATGTAGTTGCGAACCTGGCAGCACTGAACGTGGGACATGTTCAGGCGCTCGGCATTAGCGGTACCGATCCATTCGGAGAGGTGATGCACAGCATGCTGTCGGACTATCGCAATTGCAAATGCGATGTCATTGAGGATGCCGCATGGCAAACCATGGTCTACGCGAAGCCATGCATCGGAAACCTGGAAGAAGGCCGGATCGATTTCGGTAGTTTTAATGAATCGAACGAATCCGTTACGGAACGTTTGCTGGAGCGATTGGAGAGCGCTGCAGCAAGGCACGATGTGGTGATTCTCAATCAGCAAGTGGAGACGGGTGTGTCTTCACCGAAGCTGATCGAACGTATGAACGGCATCATTGCAAGTTCGAAGAAGGCGGTGTTCCTTGTGGACGCACGCCACCACCTGGAGAAATTCTCCGGTGCTCTTCTGAAGGTGAACATGGGCGAAGCAGCAAAGCTTCTCAATGAAGCTCCTGAGTCGCTGCATGAAGATGAACGAGCCATCGAGTTTGCAACGCGTATCTACGAACGCACTTCCAAGCCGACCTTTATTACACGCGGTGACAAGGGAATCGCCGTGGCGGCAGATGGAAAAGTTTCGTTGATCGCAGGATGGCCTGTTGAAGGTCCGATCGACACAGTAGGTGCAGGAGACACCGTGGTTGCAACGATTGCTGCGGCCCTGGCGACAGGGGCAACACCGTTGCAGGCTGCCACGTTGGCGAACCTGGCAGCTACCGTGACCGTGAAAAAGCTACAAACGACCGGCACCGCGTCGCCGGCCGAAATTCTGGCAGCAGCGGGAGTGCGATACCCGTAG
- a CDS encoding trimeric intracellular cation channel family protein — protein MRVRDHLLLLLDLIGTALFAAEGATAGVHVRLDLLGVLVVAFLTALGGGIVRDILLGATPPNAMRDWRYVATALTAGLIVFTLRTSIAASGEGWVQVLDAAGLSLFAVAGATKAIEYGIHPLMATMLGGLTAVGGGTLRDILINQIPNVLKADVYAAAALLGAAITVTLRKVGIKPPMADVAGIVCCFATRMAAVHFHWNLPIAG, from the coding sequence ATGCGCGTTCGCGACCACCTTCTCCTGCTACTGGATTTGATCGGCACAGCTCTTTTTGCGGCAGAAGGTGCCACGGCCGGAGTGCATGTTCGGCTGGATCTTCTTGGGGTGCTGGTGGTTGCGTTTCTTACGGCACTGGGCGGTGGTATCGTGCGCGATATCCTGCTTGGCGCCACACCTCCGAATGCCATGCGCGACTGGCGCTATGTGGCTACTGCTCTTACCGCAGGCTTGATCGTATTCACTTTGCGAACGTCGATCGCCGCCAGTGGTGAGGGCTGGGTACAAGTGCTGGATGCGGCGGGTCTAAGCCTTTTCGCTGTGGCTGGCGCGACCAAGGCGATTGAGTATGGAATCCATCCGCTGATGGCGACGATGCTGGGTGGGCTGACGGCGGTGGGCGGCGGTACTCTCCGCGACATTCTCATCAACCAGATTCCGAATGTGCTGAAGGCAGATGTTTACGCGGCTGCGGCTCTGCTTGGAGCAGCAATCACTGTCACGCTGCGGAAGGTTGGCATTAAGCCTCCCATGGCGGATGTGGCAGGGATTGTCTGCTGCTTTGCAACGCGTATGGCAGCGGTGCATTTCCATTGGAACCTGCCTATCGCAGGTTGA
- the rlmB gene encoding 23S rRNA (guanosine(2251)-2'-O)-methyltransferase RlmB, with amino-acid sequence MEILFGLHPVTEAVRVRPKDLDHITVLSGPTNPRVAALLDLCRSARVRVSYGSREELQRMSRSENHGGAVAFLKERKLLTIEDLIHSGGDAKRFFLALDGVEDPHNMGALLRTADGAGVDGVLLPERRSAPLSGAAAKASAGATEHVRAAKVTNLVRSLEELKKHNIWIIGLDERGTMDYDQFDFNTDICLVMGREGAGLHDLTKRTCDFLLRIPMAGAVPSLNVSVAGAVVMYEAARQRRVKQRPADEAPAKASKPRKGLGS; translated from the coding sequence ATGGAGATTCTCTTCGGGCTCCATCCCGTCACCGAAGCCGTCCGCGTACGGCCCAAAGACCTGGACCACATCACCGTTCTTTCCGGCCCGACTAACCCGCGCGTGGCCGCCCTGCTTGACCTGTGTCGATCAGCCCGCGTTCGTGTCAGTTACGGCAGCCGGGAAGAGCTGCAGCGCATGAGCCGGAGTGAAAATCACGGTGGTGCAGTGGCGTTCCTGAAAGAACGCAAGTTGCTGACGATTGAAGACTTAATTCATTCCGGCGGCGATGCGAAGCGGTTCTTCCTTGCTCTGGATGGGGTGGAAGATCCTCATAACATGGGCGCCCTGTTGCGTACGGCGGATGGCGCCGGCGTGGACGGCGTGTTGCTGCCTGAACGCCGGTCGGCACCCCTGAGCGGGGCTGCTGCGAAGGCGTCAGCCGGGGCGACGGAGCATGTTCGCGCTGCCAAAGTTACCAATCTGGTGCGCTCTCTCGAGGAGCTGAAGAAACACAATATCTGGATCATTGGGCTGGATGAGCGCGGCACCATGGACTACGACCAGTTCGACTTCAACACAGATATCTGCCTGGTGATGGGGCGCGAGGGGGCGGGGCTGCACGACCTGACCAAGCGTACCTGCGATTTTCTGCTGCGCATCCCGATGGCGGGTGCGGTGCCGTCGTTGAATGTGTCGGTTGCGGGCGCGGTCGTGATGTATGAGGCGGCGCGGCAGCGTCGCGTAAAGCAGCGTCCTGCTGACGAAGCGCCTGCGAAGGCGTCCAAGCCACGGAAGGGTCTCGGCTCTTAG
- a CDS encoding RNA polymerase sigma factor produces MLEASEQENAEIALGLKRQDPDLLDRLIDTYQHRLMRYLTFLTGKRETAEDLFQETWMRVLMRGAQYNGKARFDTWLFTIARNLAIDLSRKRTMASLDELQDPGNDERPFEIAIDGPSPFEQFCSREDAAEVSAVLLDLHASYREVLVLRFHEEMALEEIAAVTKSPLSTVKSRLYRGLAALKPQIEKLRRERNLVPRTAAQGGLS; encoded by the coding sequence ATGCTGGAAGCCAGCGAGCAGGAGAACGCGGAGATCGCGCTCGGCCTGAAGCGGCAGGACCCTGATCTGCTCGATCGTCTGATCGACACCTATCAGCACCGCCTGATGCGTTACCTGACCTTCCTGACCGGCAAGCGCGAAACCGCCGAGGATCTGTTCCAGGAGACCTGGATGCGCGTGCTGATGCGCGGCGCACAGTACAACGGCAAGGCTCGTTTTGATACATGGCTGTTCACCATCGCCCGCAACCTGGCCATTGATCTCTCCCGCAAGCGCACCATGGCGTCGCTGGATGAGCTGCAGGACCCAGGCAATGACGAGCGCCCCTTTGAGATTGCGATTGACGGACCTTCGCCGTTTGAGCAGTTTTGCTCCCGCGAAGATGCCGCAGAAGTAAGCGCCGTGCTGCTGGACCTGCACGCCTCCTACCGCGAAGTGCTGGTACTGCGTTTCCATGAGGAAATGGCGCTGGAAGAGATTGCAGCGGTCACGAAGTCTCCACTCTCCACGGTGAAGTCGCGTTTGTATCGCGGCCTTGCTGCGTTGAAGCCGCAGATTGAGAAGCTCCGTCGTGAGCGGAACCTCGTCCCAAGGACGGCCGCTCAGGGAGGGCTCTCTTGA
- a CDS encoding zinc ribbon domain-containing protein, which translates to MVWKTEHSQRPDVEQSDDELKMIPLWSVILSVMVFVGIQMLSYGYFGGPPPGGPRHGNPVMHAIGSYSWGAALASYVLLIGYISRDVKRRNMRPALWMLIVLVMPGGIGAIVYFLLRQPILSRCPSCRTEVASDFHFCPQCQFQMKPVCGQCFRGVHITDVYCTNCGHDLAEDAMPARLRSYSD; encoded by the coding sequence ATGGTGTGGAAGACGGAACATAGCCAGCGACCGGACGTGGAACAGAGCGACGACGAGCTGAAAATGATTCCGCTCTGGTCGGTCATTCTGTCCGTCATGGTGTTTGTCGGTATCCAGATGCTCAGCTATGGATACTTTGGCGGCCCCCCTCCCGGCGGACCGCGCCACGGCAACCCCGTCATGCATGCCATTGGCAGCTATAGCTGGGGAGCCGCTCTGGCCAGCTATGTTCTGCTGATTGGTTACATCAGCCGCGATGTGAAGCGCCGCAACATGCGTCCCGCACTGTGGATGCTGATTGTGCTGGTCATGCCCGGCGGCATTGGCGCCATCGTTTACTTCCTGCTGCGCCAGCCCATCCTGAGCCGCTGCCCCTCATGCCGTACTGAAGTCGCTAGCGACTTCCATTTCTGCCCGCAATGCCAGTTCCAGATGAAGCCGGTATGCGGCCAGTGCTTCCGCGGCGTTCATATCACGGACGTGTACTGCACCAACTGCGGCCACGACCTTGCGGAAGACGCCATGCCCGCGCGCCTGCGCTCCTACAGCGACTAA